One genomic region from Accipiter gentilis chromosome Z, bAccGen1.1, whole genome shotgun sequence encodes:
- the IDNK gene encoding probable gluconokinase: MVLVVVMGVSGSGKTTVGSRLAAKLGWKFYDADDYHSPESKKKMAEGKPLNDEDRMPWLCALHDILRREDAFGQDAVLACSALKKMYRYVLLSGPFAIASNQPEESGENEALKILFVHLDGPTDIITGRLEKRTGHFMPPELLKSQFDTLEPPSAPENFITVSLEKSLPEIVLEIESVIFQGEAFLE, translated from the exons atggtgctggtggtggtgatgggcGTGAGCGGCTCGGGGAA GACGACGGTTGGGTCGCGGCTGGCAGCGAAG CTGGGGTGGAAATTCTACGATGCGGACGATTATCATTCTCCCGAGAGTAAAAAGAAGATGGCAGAGGGGAAACCATTAAACGATGAG GACAGGATGCCCTGGCTTTGTGCACTGCATGATATACTAAGGAG aGAAGACGCATTTGGACAAGATGCAGTTCTGGCCTGTTCTGCACTGAAGAAGATGTATAGGTATGTGTTACTTAGTGGACCATTTGCAATTGCAAGCAACCAGCCAGAGGAATCAGGAGAAAACGAAGCACTGAAGATCCTCTTTGTTCATTTGGATGGGCCTACAGACATCATTACTGGCCGCCTGGAGAAGAGGACAGGACATTTTATGCCACCTGAACTACTCAAGTCTCAGTTTGATACTCTGGAGCCTCCTAGTGCACCAGAAAACTTTATTACTGTCAGTCTAGAAAAATCTCTCCCTGAAATAGTGCTGGAGATTGAGAGCGTAATTTTTCAGGGTGAGGCTTTTCTGGAGTAA